From the genome of Labrus bergylta chromosome 12, fLabBer1.1, whole genome shotgun sequence, one region includes:
- the rpl10a gene encoding large ribosomal subunit protein uL1, whose product MSKVSRDTLYEAVKEVLQGSLTKPRKFTESVELQISLKNYDPQKDKRFSGTVRLKTLPRPKFAVCVLGDQQHCDEAKAAELPHMDIEALKKLNKNKKMVKKLAKKYDAFLASESLIKQIPRILGPGLNKAGKFPSLLTHNENMNTKVDEVKSTIKFQMKKVLCLAVAVGHVKMTEDELVYNVHLAVNFLVSLLKKNWQNVRALYVKSTMGKPQRLY is encoded by the exons ATGAG TAAGGTCTCCAGGGATACGTTATATGAAGCCGTGAAGGAGGTCCTGCAGGGATCTCTGACCAAGCCAAGGAA GTTCACGGAGTCAGTGGAGTTGCAGATCAGCTTGAAAAACTATGATCCCCAGAAGGACAAGCGTTTCTCCGGCACTGTCAG GCTGAAGACTCTGCCCAGACCCAAGTTTGCTGTGTGTGTCCTGGGAGACCAGCAGCATTGTGATGAGGCCAAAGCAGCCGAGCTGCCTCACATGGACATTGAGGCTCTCAAGAAGCTCAACAAGAACAAGAAGATGGTCAAGAAGCTCG CCAAGAAGTACGATGCCTTCCTGGCCTCTGAGTCCTTGATCAAGCAGATCCCTCGTATCCTGGGACCTGGGCTGAACAAGGCCGGCAAGTTCCCCTCCCTGCTCACCCACAACGAGAACATGAATACCAAGGTGGACGAAGTCAAATCCACAATCAAATTCCAGATGAAGAAG GTGCTCTGTCTGGCTGTAGCAGTAGGACACGTCAAGATGACAGAGGATGAGCTTGTGTACAACGTCCACTTGGCTGTGAACTTCCTGGTGTCTCTGCTGAAGAAGAACTGGCAGAACGTGCGTGCCCTCTACGTCAAGAGCACAATGGGCAAACCCCAACGCCTCTACTAA
- the ppardb gene encoding peroxisome proliferator-activated receptor delta b — MEEFQQTETVQHKRVNGYSEPKSPQNTADVRWTPPQGESGGSDSCGGTSVSELTDLQELKGRESEDEEDREETEVVPASKGLKGDQKKKEKESLDQVENNHSKKNSSAASSYTDLSHTSSPSLSEQLRLGREDSTGAGISVECKVCGDKASGFHYGVHACEGCKGFFRRTVRMKLDYDRCERSCKIQKKNRNKCQYCRFQKCLSLGMSHDAIRYGRMPEAERKKLVAGLLAEELNVGKPGGSDLKTLAKQVNTAYLKNLSMTKKRARSILTGKTSSTSPFVIYDVDTLWKAESGLVWSQLVPGAPLTKEIGVHVFYRCQCTTVETVRELTEFAKCIPGFVDLFLNDQVTLLKYGVHEAIFAMLPSLMNKDGLLVANGKGFVTREFLRSLRKPFSEIMEPKFEFAVKFNALELDDSDLALFVAAIILCGDRPGLINVKQVEQSQDSILQALDLHLQANHSDSVYLFPKLLQKMADLRQLVTENIHLVQKIKKTESETSLHPLLQEIYKDMY; from the exons ATGGAAGAGTTTCAGCAAACTGAAACTGTGCAGCACAAAAGGGTGAACGGCTACTCTGAACCCAAATCCCCCCAGAACACAGCTGATGTCAGGTGGACGCCACCACAGGGAGAGTCTGGTGGTTCTGACAGCTGTGGGGGGACAAGTGTGTCGGAGCTCACCGACCTACAAGAGCTGAAGGGCAGGGaaagtgaggatgaggaggacagggaggagacaGAAGTAGTCCCTGCCTCTAAAGGCCTCAAGGGGgaccagaagaaaaaagagaaagaaagtctGGATCAGGTGGAGAACAATCATAGCAAGAAGAACAGCAGTGCAGCATCCAGCTACACAg ACCTGTCGCACACGTCGTCACCCTCGTTATCAGAACAGCTTCGTCTTGGCCGAGAAGACAGCACCGGGGCTGGGATCAGCGTGGAGTGTAAGGTCTGTGGAGACAAGGCCTCTGGTTTCCACTATGGTGTGCATGCCTGTGAGGGCTGCAAG GGCTTTTTCCGGCGAACTGTGCGGATGAAACTCGATTATGATCGCTGCGAGCGGTCTTGCAAGATTCAGAAGAAGAATCGAAACAAGTGCCAATATTGTCGCTTCCAGAAGTGCCTGTCTTTGGGAATGTCCCATGATG CGATCCGATACGGACGTATGCCTGAGGCGGAGAGGAAGAAGCTGGTTGCGGGCCTGCTTGCAGAAGAACTGAATGTTGGTAAACCAGGTGGCTCTGACCTGAAGACCTTGGCCAAACAAGTCAACACAGCCTACTTGAAGAACCTCAGCATGACCAAGAAGAGGGCCCGCAGTATCCTGACCGGCAAAACCAGCAGCACCTCG CCGTTCGTGATCTACGACGTGGACACACTCTGGAAGGCAGAAAGTGGTTTGGTTTGGAGCCAGTTAGTTCCAGGTGCGCCCCTGACCAAGGAGATCGGTGTCCATGTTTTCTACCGCTGCCAATGCACTACAGTTGAGACTGTGCGAGAACTCACAGAGTTTGCCAAGTGCATTCCAGGGTTTGTGGACCTCTTCCTTAATGACCAG GTGACTCTGCTGAAGTATGGGGTGCATGAGGCTATTTTTGCCATGCTTCCTTCACTCATGAACAAAGATGGGTTGCTGGTGGCCAACGGCAAGGGCTTTGTCACCAGGGAGTTCCTGCGCAGCTTAAGAAAGCCTTTCAGTGAGATCATGGAGCCCAAGTTTGAGTTTGCTGTAAAGTTTAATGCCCTGGAGCTGGATGACAGCGACTTGGCCCTGTTTGTGGCTGCCATCATTCTCTGTGGAG ATCGTCCCGGGCTAATAAACGTGAAGCAGGTGGAGCAGAGTCAGGACAGCATTCTCCAGGCACTAGACCTCCACCTACAAGCAAACCACTCTGACTCAGTCTACCTCTTCCCCAAGCTGCTGCAGAAGATGGCCGACCTCCGCCAGTTGGTTACAGAGAACATTCACCTTGTCCAAAAGATCAAAAAGACTGAGTCTGAGACCTCGCTCCACCCTCTACTACAGGAGATCTACAAAGACATGTATTAG
- the mkrn4 gene encoding makorin, ring finger protein, 4 → MEGVWRHAQNTRRMESATNGGICRRFINGCCRFGSRCNYRHEWPVIPTAQICRYFQKGGCWYGENCRYIHVHQPEGAGRRSSVPAFSSSSVVYAPPARRGSEPALLQAEVMSRLECNRSQSVVNVSNPLHSTGRLATGIAEEQTQDTDSHLAASGQSSQSLNIAQASAHSSCNEQEASSNETTAGESDSSGGAAAAVLAPSTERSVGELEAYHQSKNVTCGICMETVYEKQDPRSHMFGILPNCGHSYCLQCIMTWRKTKDLGPDTVKTCPQCRVRSAFYVPNKYWVEGQAKESLIAAFKDKFSKRSCTYYSRYGCCPFKTECLYRHDKHSRRRSFQCPIEDDEYDGVDLLNLFIAMTLLSGEDDDDDDDDDDDYEFPFYLAAEYGF, encoded by the exons ATGGAGGGGGTTTGGCGGCATGCTCAAAACACACGGAGGATGGAATCGGCCACTAATGGAGGTATCTGTAG GCGTTTTATTAATGGCTGTTGCAGATTTGGTTCAAGGTGTAATTATCGACATGAATGGCCAGTCATACCAACAGCTCAAATATGTAGGTACTTTCAGAAAGGTGGTTGCTGGTATGGTGAAAACTGCAG GTACATCCATGTCCATCAACCTGAAGGCGCAGGTAGAAGAAGTTCAGTGCctgccttctcctcctccagtgtTGTTTATGCTCCCCCTGCCAGAAGAGGGTCAGAGCCTGCTCTTCTGCAGGCTGAGGTGATGTCCAGGCTGGAATGCAACAGATCACAGTCAGTGGTTAATGTCTCAAATCCTCTACACAGTACTGGGCGTCTGGCAACAGGTATCGCTGAGGAACAGACACAAG atACTGACTCTCATCTTGCTGCTTCTGGGCAATCGTCTCAGAGTTTAAACATTGCTCAAGCGAGTGCCCACAGCAGCTGTAATGAGCAG GAGGCTTCTTCAAATGAGACAACAGCGGGTGAAAGTGATAGTAgtggtggtgctgctgctgctgtgttggcCCCTAGTACCGAAAGGTCAGTGGGGGAATTGGAGGCCTACCATCAAAGTAAAAATGTGACCTGCGGCATCTGCATGGAAACGGTGTATGAAAAGCAAGATCCAAGGAGCCATATGTTTGGAATCTTGCCCAACTGCGGTCACTCCTACTGTTTACAATGCATCATGAcctggaggaaaacaaaagaccTTGGGCCAGACACAGTGAA GACCTGCCCACAGTGCCGAGTGAGGTCCGCCTTTTACGTGCCGAACAAATACTGGGTCGAGGGACAAGCAAAGGAAAGCTTGATTGCGGCCTTCAAAGACAAATTCAG TAAGAGAAGCTGCACTTACTATTCACGATACGGATGCTGCCCCTTCAAAACGGAATGCCTTTATCGGCATGACAAACATTCACGTCGCaggtcatttcag TGTCCTATAGAAGATGATGAATACGATGGTGTAGATCTGCTTAATCTTTTCATAGCCATGACCCTCCTCAGTGGTGAAgacgacgacgatgatgatgacgacgacgaTGATTACGAGTTCCCTTTTTACCTAGCTGCGGAGTATGGTTTCTGA
- the si:ch211-163l21.11 gene encoding inositol 1,4,5-triphosphate receptor associated 2, whose amino-acid sequence MDAQPVAETTSFCASTMLGSEDSDEETSQEEASIVSWNELSIIERVGLNSVEMSEKDLETSFSQIAMAFRCDQYTLKQRLQAEEHARNLAEENVQLELTRGRETLEMLKGLCLDSKRSNILQRLELSLDILGGTVERISNTAEVLGAVHQEARVSRAVELMVAHVENLRRQHDRNVAELEEAKKTIQQQNSCRNSIDLRPSPDPEECDTRKKSFLQISGRRRVSVSLIPIQFQEKIKQDLKKQASHDGFSPSTKSSPTCRTPSPTSESNCFPTTKDDSNSVEDRPQDPDETPPEASAVQLPPQPSPTPNSECLPSNQSATSKNENKNCPLESLRQRHKSKAALSKKKVEKDKKSVNIYRQLSGGMYGSLWRQRPLVHWVYRCRWALLFMYLSVLFCVITLTYLLLEAL is encoded by the exons ATGGATGCTCAG CCTGTAGCAGAGACAACCAGCTTCTGTGCTTCCACCATGCTGGGCAGTGAGGACAGTGATGAAG AAACCAGCCAAGAAGAGGCGTCAATCGTCAGCTGGAATGAGCTCTCCATCATAGAGCGTGTAGGCCTTAACAG cGTAGAGATGTCAGAGAAAGATTTGGAG ACCTCCTTCTCTCAGATCGCCATGGCATTTAGATGTGATCAGTACACCTTGAAACAGCGGCTGCAGGCGGAGGAGCACGCCCGCAACCTGGCAGAGGAGAACGTGCAGCTGGAGCTGACCAGAGGCAGGGAGACTCTGGAG atgTTAAAGGGCCTGTGTCTGGACAGTAAACGCAGTAATATCCTGCAGAGGCTGGAGCTGTCTCTGGACATCCTCGGTGGGACTGTGGAGCGGATCTCCAACACGGCAGAGGTGCTTGGGGCTGTGCACCAG GAGGCTCGTGTGAGTCGGGCTGTCGAGCTCATGGTGGCTCACGTGGAGAATCTGAGGagacaacatgacagaaatgtGGCCGAGCTGGAGGAAGCCAAGAAGACGATCCAGCAGCAGAATTCCTGCAGAAACAGCATAGATCTCAGACCATCACCAG ACCCGGAGGAATGTGACACCAgaaagaaaagctttctgcag ATCAGCGGTCGTCGAAGGGTCAGTGTATCTCTAATTCCCATCCAATTCCAG GAGAAGATAAAGCAAGACTTGAAGAAGCAGGCCTCTCATGACGGCTTCTCCCCCAGCACCAAGTCTTCCCCCACATGTCGGACTCCATCTCCGACGTCAGAGTCCAACTGCTTTCCCACAACCAAGGATGACAGCAACTCAGTGGAAGACAG GCCTCAGGATCCAGATGAAACTCcgccagaagcttcagctgttCAACTCCCTCCTCAACCCTCACCCACACCCAACTCTGAGTGCCTCCCTTCAAACCAGTCGGCCACCAGCAAGAACGAAAACAAAAA TTGCCCTCTGGAGTCTTTGCGGCAGAGACACAAGAGCAAAGCTGCGTTATCAAAGAAAAAAGTAGAGAAGGATAAAAAGAGTGTGAACATTTACAGACAACTGTCTGGTGGCAT GTACGGCTCTCTGTGGAGACAACGTCCTCTGGTTCACTGGGTGTATCGCTGTCGCTGGGCGCTCCTCTTCATGTACCTGTCTGTGCTTTTCTGTGTAATAACACTGACTTATTTGTTGTTGGAAGCTCTATGA
- the fance gene encoding Fanconi anemia group E protein produces the protein MVTLLGRTEKRVMDAGVLLGRFDGQSKLLVRALLSGATGAERALDVFHRQQRASNMSISAFIDALCQEEINCRAEEVLPLSVQPLVCLFPKLFIRNLLSFILLLQPVLPPTKVLPLLKCISQDPNVSPWVAALVRQLKRNMGVHKGMPLYTPSCSQRLKELSQRFVSCGEAGGWVKCFSCQTEESESQRESGLSEPGTQRKRKGSFATLDSDGEETGQKSKRMKMDVCVSECLQTEEQGLKVELSGRLESDAPGETAEEPLPAPERPCDALPEHLKVPVLQIKELLESHTEWDQSSMNMFIVLNECDPGQVELLCSMLSFPDIPEQTLPKLCSSILAPSLDISYSTAATLIRSLLLKKVLSLSEPASRCLVTAATQLCSHCPRQMCQALIGPALQDKNIGNPQAELLNRLIEGCLDSHYRLLVLQMTLKISWNEAVLSIIHSLLDSKPDMSEELFAEFTEQLISQGPQFTKSVKFAKMMLTVLTKYSIHVTAAHKQSLNGCLMSNETFLKKPLQAALKRITDS, from the exons atggtCACACTCTTGGGTAGAACTGAAAAAAGAGTTATGGACGCTGGTGTGCTTCTCGGTCGGTTTGACGGGCAGTCGAAGCTTCTTGTCCGGGCTCTTCTCTCTGGAGCCACCGGAGCCGAGAGAGCTCTGGACGTCTTCCACAGGCAGCAGCGGGCCAGTAATATGTCAATATCAGCCTTCATAGATGCACTGTGCCAGGAAGAAATAAACTGTCGAGCTGAAGAAGTTCTGCCACTATCAGT ACAACCCCTGGTGTGCCTGTTTCCAAAACTTTTCATAAGAAACCTGCTCTCATTCATCCTTCTGCTTCAGCCAGTTCTTCCTCCGACAAAGGTTCTTCCTCTGCTGAAATGCATCAGCCAGGACCCTAATGTGAGCCCCTGGGTCGCTGCTCTGGttagacagctgaagagaaacatgGGGGTTCATAAAGGGATGCCTCTTTACACTCCAAGCTGTAGCCAGAGACTGAAGGAGCTTTCGCAGCGTTTCGTTAGTTGTGGTGAGGCTGGAGGATGGGTGAAATGCTTTAGCTGTCAAACAGAGGAATCTGAATCACAGAGGGAATCTGGTTTATCAGAGCCGGGCACTCAAAGAAAGAGGAAGGGCAGCTTTGCTACTCTGGACTCAGATGGTGAGGAAACGGGACAGAAGAGTAAACGCATGAAGATGGATGTCTGTGTTAGTGAGTGtctccaaactgaagaacaagGCCTTAAAGTAGAATTATCAGGACGTTTAGAAAGTGATGCTCCAGGAGAGACCGCTGAGGAGCCGCTGCCAGCACCTGAACGTCCATGTGATGCACTGCCTGAACATTTAAAG gTCCCTGTTCTTCAAATAAAAGAATTATTGGAAAGTCACACAGAG TGGGACCAGAGCTCCATGAACATGTTCATAGTGCTGAACGAGTGTGACCCTGGCCAG GTGGAGTTGTTATGTAGCATGCTGAGCTTTCCTGACATACCGGAGCAGACTCTGCCCAAACTGTGCAGCAGTATTTTGGCTCCATCTCTAGACATCAGCTACAGCACGGCAGCGACACTCATCAGGAGTCTCCTGTTGAAGAAG GTTCTGTCCCTGTCAGAACCGGCCTCCAGATGTCTTGTCACTGCAGCAACACAGCTGTGCAGCCACTGTCCCAGACAAATGTGTCAAGCTCTAATCGGACCAGCTCTACAGGACAAGAACATAG GGAATCCACAGGCGGAGCTCCtgaacagactgatagaagGATGCCTGGATTCACATTACAGACTGCTTGTCCTGCA aATGACACTCAAAATATCATGGAACGAGGCAGTGCTCTCCATTATCCACAGCTTGTTAGACTCCAAG cCTGACATGAGTGAAGAACTATTTGCGGAGTTCACAGAACAGCTCATCAGCCAGGGTCCTCAATTCACGAAGTCTGTGAAGTTTGCAAAAATGATGCTGACAGTCCTCACCAAATATAGCATTCAT GTAactgctgcacacaaacaatCCCTGAACGGATGCCTGATGTCAAATGAGACCTTCCTGAAAAAGCCTCTCCAAGCTGCACTGAAAAGAATCACTGACTCATGA